Proteins from a single region of Chitinophagales bacterium:
- a CDS encoding class I SAM-dependent methyltransferase — translation MKGGALLHWLRYVLGLDEAITQTSEAERSLLTTAVADARLVVEIGIFEGVNTATFALNTPADAKVYAIDPFFKGALGFNYGKFIALHQWKKQGIEHKIHIVQGLSWEVHKQLPDELDFVFVDGDHSYEGVKKDFETYAPKLKRGGIIALHDARVFENGWTKSDWGPVILVEKHIRNNTGWEIIHEVDSLVLIRRKW, via the coding sequence ATGAAAGGAGGCGCATTATTACATTGGTTAAGATATGTCTTAGGACTTGATGAAGCTATTACCCAAACATCAGAAGCTGAGCGGTCATTATTGACTACTGCAGTTGCGGATGCGAGACTGGTTGTAGAAATTGGCATATTTGAAGGGGTGAATACGGCAACATTTGCACTTAATACACCAGCCGATGCTAAAGTATATGCAATCGACCCTTTTTTTAAAGGGGCTCTCGGCTTCAATTATGGAAAATTTATAGCATTACATCAATGGAAAAAACAAGGCATTGAACATAAAATACATATTGTTCAGGGCTTAAGTTGGGAAGTGCATAAGCAATTACCTGATGAACTAGACTTTGTGTTCGTAGATGGAGATCATAGTTATGAAGGGGTTAAAAAAGATTTTGAAACATATGCTCCTAAACTTAAAAGAGGGGGCATTATTGCACTTCATGATGCAAGGGTTTTTGAGAACGGGTGGACCAAATCAGACTGGGGTCCGGTTATTCTAGTAGAAAAGCATATACGTAATAATACAGGTTGGGAGATTATTCATGAAGTAGATTCTTTGGTACTTATTCGTAGAAAATGGTAG
- a CDS encoding FkbM family methyltransferase → MRKYSFLDKVQLKLIYLSAKKLGLAYIGGHFVKTNCLDKTISMIDLGANRGVFYESIGKLYSIKGFCVEANRQLYEGLSDNSDFKKYHGAVCDFDGETRFSISQNDEASSINKTIASAWNVSEQVTVPAFKLVTLMKQSDIYDEVDILKVDIEGSEIAVFESLSDQELSYFRQITVEFHEFLDDDLRQATYRALSRFSSIGFKIIVTSTEKFSEVLLLRNDIKFSFFEWCWYFVHQLVRHKF, encoded by the coding sequence ATGCGTAAGTACAGCTTTTTAGATAAAGTTCAGCTAAAGCTGATTTACTTGTCTGCAAAAAAGCTTGGATTGGCGTATATAGGTGGGCACTTTGTAAAGACTAATTGTCTGGATAAAACAATTTCGATGATAGATTTAGGGGCTAATCGAGGTGTTTTTTACGAGAGCATTGGAAAACTGTATTCTATTAAGGGGTTCTGTGTTGAAGCAAATCGCCAATTGTATGAAGGACTCAGTGATAATTCTGACTTCAAGAAATATCATGGTGCTGTCTGTGATTTCGATGGCGAAACAAGGTTTTCTATTTCTCAAAATGATGAAGCTAGTAGTATTAATAAAACTATTGCTTCTGCTTGGAATGTTAGCGAGCAAGTCACTGTTCCTGCATTCAAGTTAGTTACATTAATGAAGCAGAGTGATATCTATGATGAAGTTGACATTTTGAAAGTAGATATAGAGGGATCTGAAATAGCTGTATTTGAAAGCCTCTCTGATCAAGAATTATCATATTTTAGGCAAATTACAGTTGAGTTTCATGAGTTTTTAGATGATGATTTAAGGCAAGCAACATATAGAGCATTGTCACGATTTTCATCAATTGGCTTCAAGATTATCGTTACTTCAACTGAAAAGTTTTCAGAAGTATTATTACTTAGAAATGACATTAAATTTTCCTTTTTTGAGTGGTGCTGGTATTTTGTACATCAACTTGTAAGGCATAAGTTTTGA
- a CDS encoding glycosyltransferase family 4 protein translates to MKTSVAIACTGLGHINRGYESFSLQLANALFEYDEIDVTLFGGGKTSCQVGYKKVWCIKRHSSAARLLALIFRKNGYLIEQFSFSLVLWFWLLRKRPAVLIYSDFLLGVYLWHIRKIVGPKYKLLFSNGAPNWPPFSRMDHVHQLLPHYFSGAVQSGVPPSFMTVIPYGIKYVNFPYGLNKMTLRQTLNLPLNKKIIISVGAINNSHKRMSYVVDEFASIRGFDNYFLILLGEMGVESKEVTSYAEIKLNADDFLITSVAADKVSSYLYAADFFILASLHEGLPRVLPEALGCGLMPIVHDYIVTRETLGEYGIYKDLTRNNQLIEAIAEIESRNIESSVISSHARNTFDWAVLKDKYYNMIQKLADA, encoded by the coding sequence ATGAAGACAAGCGTAGCGATAGCGTGTACGGGATTAGGACATATTAATAGAGGTTATGAGTCATTTTCTTTGCAATTGGCGAATGCCCTATTTGAGTATGATGAAATTGATGTAACACTTTTTGGGGGCGGTAAAACATCTTGTCAAGTCGGTTACAAAAAAGTGTGGTGTATTAAGCGTCATTCAAGTGCTGCACGTTTATTAGCATTGATCTTTAGGAAAAATGGATATTTGATTGAGCAATTTTCATTTAGTTTGGTTTTATGGTTTTGGCTCTTGCGTAAGCGACCAGCTGTGTTAATTTATAGTGATTTCCTCTTAGGAGTGTACTTGTGGCATATTAGAAAAATTGTTGGACCAAAGTATAAGTTATTATTTTCCAACGGGGCGCCTAATTGGCCTCCCTTTTCTAGAATGGATCACGTGCATCAATTATTGCCCCATTATTTTTCTGGTGCAGTTCAAAGTGGTGTGCCTCCCTCATTTATGACTGTTATTCCTTATGGCATTAAGTATGTTAATTTTCCGTATGGGTTGAATAAAATGACTTTGAGGCAGACCTTAAACTTGCCTTTAAATAAGAAGATTATTATCAGCGTAGGTGCAATCAATAACTCTCATAAAAGAATGTCCTATGTAGTCGATGAGTTTGCAAGTATTCGAGGATTTGATAATTATTTCCTGATTTTACTTGGCGAAATGGGAGTTGAAAGTAAAGAGGTGACAAGTTATGCGGAGATTAAGTTAAATGCAGATGATTTTCTTATAACAAGCGTGGCTGCAGACAAGGTTAGTAGCTATCTATACGCTGCCGACTTTTTTATTTTAGCTTCTTTACATGAAGGCTTGCCAAGAGTGCTTCCTGAAGCTTTAGGATGTGGCCTAATGCCAATTGTACATGACTATATAGTTACCAGAGAAACACTTGGTGAATATGGTATTTATAAAGATCTTACAAGAAACAATCAACTAATTGAAGCTATCGCTGAAATCGAATCAAGGAATATAGAATCTAGTGTAATTTCTAGTCATGCTAGAAATACTTTTGATTGGGCTGTTTTGAAAGATAAGTATTACAACATGATCCAAAAATTAGCCGATGCGTAA
- a CDS encoding glycosyltransferase, which produces MEYPSLIIFSDGVPSRNGGGISQTLYNLFDTYPSEKITLFTDVEDYLESEETLLKGSVIKIRLNYFQPIRNRLGKFFNPIFFVLNCWIREAFASHTKLKINDKKTFFLISTSHLERLHFAYYTSKRLGIPLITYYMDDWMSTISKSWLTDNSMSFVKKTLTDSIGIILISKGLEKSLVAQYGGLSKKVLIVHNPVSVHDHEERVLSNDYQKLRIVYTGSIWPMHLDAIVFLARAVSLLRGQGIAVDFIIYGKPVFWDTYKNIFSPLGVEYGGFIDYNEMHKVLQGASLCLLATSFLAEYAAYAKTSLQTKITDYMAAGKPILSLGPDYAIGHEFVNQYQCGYCIQDNEPSLIAEELVYLSRNQGLLSDMGVRSLNAVKENFSKDIVQKKLYRYLNDLSN; this is translated from the coding sequence GTGGAATATCCTAGCCTAATAATATTTTCAGATGGGGTTCCGTCAAGAAATGGTGGGGGTATCAGTCAGACTTTGTACAATTTATTTGATACCTACCCTTCAGAGAAAATAACCTTGTTTACTGATGTAGAAGATTATTTAGAGTCTGAAGAAACTTTACTTAAAGGATCTGTTATCAAGATTCGCTTAAACTATTTTCAGCCAATTAGAAATCGTCTTGGCAAGTTTTTTAATCCAATATTTTTTGTTCTGAATTGTTGGATCAGAGAGGCATTTGCATCTCACACTAAATTGAAGATTAATGATAAAAAGACTTTTTTTCTGATTTCAACTTCACATTTAGAAAGACTTCATTTTGCTTATTATACTTCAAAGAGATTAGGTATTCCACTGATTACATACTATATGGATGACTGGATGAGCACAATATCCAAAAGTTGGTTAACTGATAATTCAATGTCTTTTGTAAAAAAAACTTTAACTGATAGTATAGGTATTATTCTGATAAGTAAAGGTTTAGAGAAGTCTTTGGTTGCACAGTATGGGGGTTTGTCTAAAAAAGTGTTGATAGTACATAATCCTGTAAGTGTTCATGATCATGAAGAAAGGGTGCTGAGTAATGACTATCAAAAGTTAAGAATTGTATATACTGGCTCAATTTGGCCAATGCACTTGGATGCAATTGTTTTTCTTGCACGTGCGGTATCATTACTAAGGGGGCAGGGTATAGCAGTTGATTTTATTATTTATGGTAAACCGGTATTCTGGGATACTTATAAAAATATTTTTTCTCCTTTAGGTGTTGAGTATGGAGGTTTCATTGACTATAATGAAATGCATAAGGTGCTTCAAGGGGCTTCTCTTTGTCTGCTTGCAACATCTTTTCTAGCTGAATATGCTGCTTATGCTAAAACATCTCTGCAGACAAAGATTACTGATTATATGGCTGCTGGTAAGCCAATTTTATCTTTGGGGCCAGATTATGCTATTGGTCACGAGTTTGTTAACCAATACCAATGTGGTTATTGTATACAGGATAATGAGCCATCTTTAATAGCTGAAGAGCTAGTCTATTTAAGTAGAAATCAAGGGTTACTTAGCGATATGGGAGTTCGCTCTCTTAATGCAGTAAAAGAAAATTTTTCAAAAGATATTGTGCAGAAAAAGCTGTATAGATATCTTAATGATTTGAGTAACTGA
- a CDS encoding FkbM family methyltransferase: protein QLKRGKNLYKVHLPLYGRDIFLREHSSDFSVFLQVFCLNDYLFNAESDINTIVDAGANVGYTAVYFSRRYPNAKIICIEPDQKNFELLKMNTEGLANVTCLLGALWNEETSISLIDDGHQEWGYITVPSDGLDNPMHNKVKTYTVTGIKELMGFKQIGLLKMDIEGSEREVFENGYDEWLGQCRYIIIELHDRLKPGCTKNVFKAVAEYDYSSRTLGEHILLVNESLNKA, encoded by the coding sequence GGCAACTTAAACGGGGAAAGAATTTATATAAAGTGCATTTGCCTTTGTATGGCAGAGATATATTTCTAAGAGAGCACTCATCAGATTTCAGCGTTTTCTTACAAGTTTTTTGTTTGAACGATTATTTATTCAACGCTGAAAGTGATATTAACACTATAGTTGATGCCGGTGCAAACGTAGGCTATACTGCTGTTTATTTTTCTAGAAGATATCCTAATGCAAAAATTATATGTATTGAACCCGACCAAAAGAATTTTGAGCTTTTGAAGATGAATACAGAAGGACTAGCGAATGTGACTTGCCTGCTTGGTGCCTTATGGAATGAAGAAACAAGCATTAGTCTTATTGACGATGGTCATCAGGAATGGGGTTATATAACTGTTCCATCTGATGGGCTTGATAATCCAATGCATAATAAGGTGAAAACGTATACTGTTACTGGTATTAAAGAGTTGATGGGATTTAAGCAAATAGGATTGTTGAAAATGGATATTGAAGGTAGTGAACGAGAGGTTTTTGAGAACGGTTATGATGAATGGCTTGGACAATGTAGGTATATCATTATTGAATTACATGACAGACTGAAGCCAGGGTGTACTAAAAACGTATTTAAGGCAGTTGCTGAGTATGATTATAGCAGTCGCACGCTTGGAGAGCACATTCTCTTAGTGAATGAAAGTTTGAATAAGGCGTAA
- a CDS encoding glycosyltransferase, whose protein sequence is MISVIIPTCNRISELSHCISKINEAASRASESIELIVTDDSKLNDTEVYVLRNFSQVIYVRGPQKGPASNRNNGAAKASGEWLLFLDDDCIPDQDLVKAYQLAIKQYPAIEVFEGAIRTDREKNSPIEHAPLNITGGNLWSCNFLIKRQLFLSLKGFDEKFRFPHLEDVDFRERLKQAGTVIQFVPNAFVLHPWRSIRDGIKLGKYQEMAVYFANKWNKNIQLKQLLIAITQTHYGMAKGHFLSKHIFIAIKIWLEHMFVVIFKFQSWKLFYERKFKT, encoded by the coding sequence TTGATCTCAGTAATTATACCAACTTGTAATCGTATTTCAGAGCTTAGTCATTGTATAAGCAAAATTAACGAAGCAGCATCTCGGGCTTCAGAAAGCATAGAACTCATTGTAACAGATGATAGCAAACTGAATGATACTGAAGTGTATGTACTGAGGAACTTTTCTCAAGTTATTTATGTAAGAGGTCCTCAAAAAGGACCAGCATCAAATAGAAACAATGGTGCAGCAAAGGCAAGCGGTGAGTGGCTGCTGTTTTTAGACGATGATTGTATACCAGATCAAGATTTGGTAAAAGCTTATCAGCTTGCTATAAAGCAATACCCTGCCATTGAGGTTTTTGAGGGTGCCATTAGAACGGATCGTGAGAAGAATAGCCCAATAGAGCATGCGCCATTAAATATTACCGGTGGAAATTTGTGGAGCTGTAATTTTTTAATTAAGCGCCAATTATTCCTGAGTTTAAAAGGATTTGATGAGAAGTTTCGATTTCCACATTTGGAGGATGTTGATTTCAGAGAAAGGTTAAAGCAAGCAGGTACTGTTATACAGTTTGTGCCTAATGCTTTTGTATTACACCCATGGAGAAGTATTCGTGATGGTATCAAGCTTGGCAAATACCAGGAAATGGCAGTTTATTTTGCAAACAAGTGGAATAAAAACATTCAGCTTAAGCAATTATTAATTGCCATTACACAAACCCATTACGGAATGGCAAAAGGGCATTTTTTGTCTAAGCATATATTCATTGCCATTAAAATATGGCTTGAGCACATGTTTGTTGTAATCTTTAAATTCCAATCGTGGAAATTATTCTATGAACGAAAGTTTAAGACCTGA
- a CDS encoding CatB-related O-acetyltransferase, which translates to MLNQLPRYQSEIIEIGDYTYGHPDTNSPRIVYFGERSKLTIGKFCSIAEHVTIFIGGYHRADFVSTYPFHAAFSDVSFVDNLIHGFHTIIGNDVWIGAGVTIMAGVTIGDGAIIATGSVVTRDVEPYSIVGGNPAKMIRKRFEEHQIAQLLELKWWNWPLDKIKQNTQLLTSEQIDLFISNNQ; encoded by the coding sequence ATGCTGAATCAATTGCCAAGGTATCAAAGTGAAATCATTGAAATAGGCGACTATACATATGGTCATCCAGATACGAATAGCCCCAGAATTGTATACTTTGGGGAAAGATCCAAATTAACAATTGGAAAGTTTTGTTCAATAGCAGAACATGTAACCATATTTATTGGTGGATATCACAGGGCAGACTTTGTATCAACTTACCCATTTCATGCTGCTTTTAGTGATGTAAGTTTTGTGGATAATCTAATACATGGATTTCATACAATTATTGGCAATGATGTTTGGATAGGCGCGGGTGTAACCATTATGGCAGGTGTTACTATTGGTGATGGGGCTATCATTGCAACAGGTTCAGTTGTTACTAGAGATGTTGAGCCATACTCAATTGTGGGGGGTAATCCAGCAAAAATGATCAGGAAAAGGTTCGAGGAACATCAGATTGCACAATTGCTTGAATTGAAGTGGTGGAATTGGCCGCTGGATAAAATTAAGCAGAATACGCAGCTGCTTACTTCTGAACAAATCGATTTATTTATCAGTAATAATCAATAG
- a CDS encoding class I SAM-dependent methyltransferase: protein MYYWNEYISDLNKSIRNGDYVFDAGAGDGHWRQRITQEIKYTSMDLGVGDHTVDYSHLDIKGDLRQIPLEDRSVDVIMCIQVLEHVPEPWLVLKEFNRILKPGGFLFLSLPHSVPLHQEPYDFYRYTKHGIRYLLNENNFDIDFIIPQLGNASKIANDMRMTGIELKQKGSAWGYAYKLLAKVVDIFFKHLDEKFDLYGDTTGYFIKASRK, encoded by the coding sequence ATGTATTATTGGAATGAATATATCAGTGATTTAAATAAGTCTATCCGGAACGGGGATTATGTTTTTGATGCAGGTGCAGGTGACGGACATTGGCGGCAAAGGATTACTCAGGAAATTAAGTATACTTCTATGGACTTGGGTGTGGGAGATCATACAGTTGACTATTCACATCTGGATATAAAAGGGGATTTAAGACAGATTCCTCTTGAAGATCGGTCAGTTGATGTAATTATGTGTATTCAGGTATTAGAACATGTTCCTGAGCCATGGTTGGTGCTGAAAGAATTTAATAGAATTCTCAAGCCAGGTGGCTTTTTATTTCTTAGCCTACCGCATAGTGTACCATTGCATCAAGAGCCTTACGACTTTTACAGGTATACAAAGCACGGAATTCGATACTTGCTTAATGAAAACAACTTTGATATTGATTTTATCATTCCTCAATTAGGCAATGCAAGTAAAATAGCTAATGATATGCGTATGACTGGAATTGAATTGAAGCAAAAAGGTTCTGCCTGGGGTTACGCTTATAAGCTACTCGCCAAAGTTGTTGATATTTTCTTTAAGCATTTGGATGAGAAATTTGACTTATATGGTGATACTACTGGATATTTCATAAAAGCAAGTAGAAAATGA
- a CDS encoding glycosyltransferase family 4 protein, with the protein MGRIAANWKHAFEVAGHSFLHIGRMEVGSAHMLIWGKKAAAYCKEKNINADVWLVHEPFGGDFTSLPGKLVIFSHGIEERAWDLNKHFRFEQLSFKARLLPDWIRFYSHRKGFRYAQLCLLSNSTDLKFLKKRGVPESRLYIFKNGYHSFRPNQIDGNKHSERIRILYNGTWIPRKGIDTIIDAFNDLFRLRKDIELMLIGTAFSSEEVLHSFLPEYRDRVYVISHFKQEEEIMFLKTAQIFLLPSYLEGQSVALTQAMALGLCPVVSDNSGQLDFVVHNQNGMLFKTGSARDLSEKINCLLNTPSLIVSMGKAAASSVSELDWPKVTGDIVRQVEDI; encoded by the coding sequence ATGGGCCGGATAGCTGCTAACTGGAAGCATGCATTTGAAGTAGCCGGTCATAGCTTCTTACATATTGGTAGAATGGAAGTTGGTTCAGCGCATATGCTTATTTGGGGTAAAAAAGCTGCTGCCTATTGTAAGGAAAAGAACATCAATGCAGATGTTTGGCTTGTGCATGAACCATTTGGAGGTGATTTTACCTCATTGCCTGGTAAGTTGGTTATTTTCAGTCATGGTATTGAAGAACGTGCATGGGATTTGAATAAGCATTTTAGATTTGAGCAGCTTTCATTTAAAGCTAGATTGCTCCCGGATTGGATTCGCTTTTATTCTCACAGAAAAGGCTTTAGATATGCACAACTTTGTCTCTTGTCTAATTCAACTGATCTCAAATTCCTAAAGAAAAGGGGTGTGCCAGAAAGCCGATTATATATTTTTAAAAATGGGTATCATTCATTCAGGCCGAATCAAATAGACGGGAATAAACATTCGGAAAGAATTAGAATCTTGTATAACGGAACTTGGATTCCAAGAAAGGGTATTGATACTATCATTGATGCATTTAATGATTTATTCAGGCTAAGAAAAGATATCGAACTTATGTTGATAGGAACTGCCTTCTCTTCGGAAGAAGTATTACACAGTTTCCTTCCTGAATATAGAGATAGAGTATATGTGATTAGCCATTTTAAGCAGGAAGAAGAAATTATGTTCCTGAAGACTGCTCAAATATTTTTGTTGCCTTCATATCTTGAAGGCCAGTCTGTTGCACTTACACAGGCAATGGCCTTAGGATTATGCCCCGTTGTTTCCGATAATTCGGGGCAATTAGATTTTGTTGTGCATAATCAAAATGGTATGTTATTTAAAACTGGCAGTGCAAGAGATCTTTCAGAAAAGATAAATTGTCTCCTAAATACCCCTAGTTTGATTGTATCTATGGGTAAAGCAGCAGCCAGCTCTGTTAGTGAACTTGATTGGCCCAAAGTTACTGGTGATATTGTTA